From the genome of Streptomyces sp. S4.7:
GGCGCGGGAGAGGAACCCGGGGTGGTCCGATCGGCAGACGGCGAAGACGTACGTGGCCCAGGATTCTCTCCCGACCGGAGCCGTGACCGTGGGCGAGGGGTGCGGGGTGGAGTTCATCGGCGGCGCAGCTCCCTTCTGACGCCGGCCCGCGGGACGCTGTCGGCTTCCTGGGAGTCCTCGCCCTCCAGGGCCTCGATCCGCTCGCGCAGCTGCTTGTTCTCCTCGTACAGGGCGTCGTGGGCGGCACGCGACGACAGCGCGGGATCGGTCTCCCACCAGTCGATGCCCGCCTTCTTCGCCGTCTCCACCGACGAGATGAACAGCCGCAGGCGAATGGTGAGCAGTTCGATGTCCAGCAGGTCGATCTTGATGTCACCGGCGATGACGATGCCCTTGTCCAGCACCCGCTCCAGGATCTCGGCCAGGTTGGCCGTGGCGGGCGGGTGCGACCGGGACTCCGTTGTCCAGCTGTCCAGTTCCGTCACGGGCTCACTCCAGGTACGGGTACCGGCGATTTTCTGTCGAGAATGTCCAGCAGCCGCTCCTCCTCGCGCTCGAAGCGCGCGAGGTCGATCTCACCGTCGTCCAGGGCGCGGTTCAGTTCGGCGAGCTGTAGGCGGATCGCCGCCGGGTCGTACAGCTCCGCCTCCGCCGCGTCGATGAGCCGGTCGGAGATCCAGACCACGCCGTGTACCGGCGCCAGGGGGAGGAGAAGCACCCCGGAGAGCAGACCCATGTCAGACCCTGGCCGGGACGGGTTCCGGGGCCACGAAGCTGTAGCAGGGCAGCGGGCCGGTCACCCGCAGTTCGACGCGGTCCGGATGGTCGGCGGCGAATCGCTCGGCGACACGGCGGAAACGTCCTTCCTCGCGGCGCGGTACGAGGAAGGACGCGTTCAGGACGCAGCCCTCCACGTCCGGCCCCGGACACATGTCGTCGGCGATCCCGGCGAATTGGGGTGGCAGCAGGGCCGCCGCGTCGGCCGCCCTTCGCCGCAGACCTTCCGCCACGGCCTGGCCGAGCCGGACGTTCGCCTCGTAACCGGGCCGGCGCCGCGTCTCCTCGCGAACCCGCTGGACCACCGGGTCCGCCCGGATCAGTGCGGCCAGGTCGTCCTGTACGGGCATGATCTTGACGTTCATCTCGACGCGGGAGTCCAGCCGCTCCAGCACGGCGGCGTGCTCGCCACGCCGCGCGGCGACGCCCGCCAGTACCGTCGCCTCGTCCGGCGCCACCATGCCGAAGCGCATCGGCAGCACGGGGCCGGCCGCGGCCAGCTCCAGGAGTAGATTCTGATGCGCCATCAGATCCCGTCGCCGGGCCCTGAGCCCCGGGTACGTGGCGCTGACCACGACGGCGAGGTCCTCGACCGGCAGCAGCCGCACCGGTGCGGGAGGCTCACCGATGCCGGCGGCGGAGGGGGGAAGCGCATGGGAGCCGCCCACGATGCCGTACACATAGATACCTGAAGCGGTCATGGGTCAGCGCTCCTCCTTGCGGCGGCGGGATCGTTCGCTTGCGGTGCTCCTGGAGCGGGATGTCTTGGACCTGCGGGGGCGTTCCGCCTCCTCCAGCTCGTCCTCGTCCTCGTCGTCGTCATCGCCGCCGGGGCCCACGGCCCGCTTGACCTTCTCGCCCACGGACTTCGCGGCCTTCTTCGCGCCTGCCTTGCCGACGCTCTTCGTCATACCGCCGCCGAACAGCTCCGGCACCGTCCTGCTGGCCGAGTCGTTCTCCAGGTCCAGCCGGTTGCACGCTTCGGCGAACCGCAGATAGGTGTCGACACTGGCGACGACGATCCGCGCGTCGATCTTCAGGATCTCGATGCCGACCAGCGACACCCGTACGAAGATGTCGATGACCATGCCGCGGTCGAGGATGAGTTCCAGGACGTCGTAGAGGGTGCCGGCGCGGGGAACGCGGACAACTTCCTCACTGTATGTGCTCAAGGAATGACCGTCTCTCGGGGTCGGGCCCCAGTTCTGGGCGCTCATGTGTCCGCCTGACCGCGGCGGTAACGACGCACTCTGCGGTACCGAAGCAGTGAGCCGTCCTCATCGATGTCCACCTCGTAGGTGGCGAGCAGACTGGTGGTGTCGGGGATGCGCGGGAGCTCCAGCACATCGATGTCGACCTGCCAGCCGTCATCGGTCCGCGAGACCGCGGAGACGCCCTCGGGCCGGTGCCTGATCAGCTTGCTCAGGCTCCGGCAGGCGCGTTCGGCCGCCTGCTCCGCTCCCCTCAGGTGTTCCTCGCCCGCGGCGGAGCGGGTGGATCGGGAGGTCCGGGCGCGCCCGGCACGCTGCTCTGACATGTTCCCCAGCCTCCCGGCCCTCTGACCTCTCCGCATGCGGTGATGGACCGAACGGGCTGCCGCCGGAAACCACACGAATGGCGGCTCGGCGAGGTCCGGAGGACAGTGGATGAGGGAGTGCCCACCGCGATGCGGGCAGCGCCCGCTGCCGCGTCGCCGGACCACTCGCAGACAATTCCCCTCTTCTTCTCTGGAGGATCCGATGGCCAGCACCGACACCAGCAGCCGCCCCGCTACCCATGCGAGCAGCACCAGCGCGAAGGGTGGGGGACCGGGCGGCACGACCACGATCGCCGACAGCGTCGTAGCCACCATCGCGGGCATCGCCGTCCGCGAGTCCGACGGAATCTACGCACTGGGCGGCAGCGCCTCGCGGGCGCTGGGATCAGTGCGGGACCGGATGTCCAAGGCGCCCGACCCCAGCAGGGGGGTCAAGGTCGAGGTCGGCGAGACGCAGACCGCGGTCGACGTGGACGTCATCGTGGAGTACGGCGAACCGATCGCGGAAGACGCGAAGGACATACGCACCCGTGTGACGGACGCGGTGGAGACGATGACCGGTCTGGAGGTCGTCGAGATCAACATCAACGTGCTCGACGTCCACCTGCCCGGATCGGACGACGAAGACGAGGACGGCGGCCGCCGTAGCGACCGGGTCCAGTAACGGCGCCTCGACGCCGTTCCGTCCAGCATTGCGAGGCACTCATGGAGAACAGCAAGAAAGTCTCTCTCGCCGCCGCTGTGGCGGCGGGCTATGTCCTTGGCCGGACCAAGAAGGGGAAGCTGGCGCTCGGTCTTGCTCCCCTTGTCGCGGGCCAGCAACTGCCGATGAATCCAAGGGAGTTGCTCATCCTGGCGATGCGCAAGCTGGCAGAGAATCCAACGGTGGGGCCGCTGGTGGAGCAGGCGCGGGGTGAAGTACTCGAGGCGGGGCGTTCGGCGCTGTCCGCGACGGCGAACCGTCGCCTGGGAGCGGTCGCCGACTCGCTCCAGCAGCGGACCGAGGCACTTCTCGTGGTACCGGTCGACGAGGACGAGGACGAGGAAGAGGAAGCCGGGGAAGAGGAGGACGAGGAGGAGTTCGAGGAAGAAGAGGAGCCCGAACCGGAAGGGTCCGAGCAAGAGGGGTCCGAGGAAGACGAAGAAGAGGAACGCCCCCGGCGTCGTGCGGCGAAGCGCCCGGCGTCGAAGAAGGCACCGGCGAAGAAGGCACCGGCCAAGAAGGCACCGGCGAAGAAGGCGCCCGCCAAGAAGAAGGCGGCGGCGAAGAAGCCCGCCGCCAAGAAGTCCGCGCGAGACAGCCGGAGGAGGTAACTCTCATGGCCAAGCAGACAGGCAAACCCACGGACACGAGTGCATCCGGCTTGGATCAGGTGAAGGAGCAACTGTCCGCCTACGTCGGTGCCCGGGGGCAGAAACTGCTGGATTCCGCCGGCGGGAAGCTGACCGACGTCGCGCAGGGCCTTGGTGGAGGCTCGGACGGAGGCGGGTCGAACGGCCTCCTTGACGTCGGGAAACGGGTGCTCGGCGGCGAGAACCCGGTCAAGGCCCTGGTCGGCGAGAAGGCCGGATCCATGAAGGACAAGGCCGTCGATTCGGTCAAGAGCGCCTTCGGCGGCGGGGACGCGAAAGCCGGCAGTGCCAAGGTGACCAACATCATCGAAGCCATCGACGTCGGCAAACCACTGCGCACGGTCTATGACCGCTGGACCGAGATAGAGGAGTTCAACTCCTTCGCCAAGGGTGTCACCGACGTGAAGCAGTCGGATGAGATCGAGAGCGACTGGAAGCTCAAGGTCGCCTTCTCCAACCGCAGTTGGAAGGCGACGGTGCAGGAACAGGTCGCCGACGACCGCATCGTCTGGACATCCGAGGGCGCCAAGGGGACGACGCACGGCGCCATCACCTTCCACGAACTGGCCCCGAGCCTGACCCGCATCGTCGCGGTCGTCGAATACACCCCGTCCGGATTCTTCGAGAAGACCGGCAATATCTGGCGTGCCCAGGGACGGCGACTGCGCCTGGACCTCAAGCACTTCCAGCGGTACGCCACACTCACCGACGACGAGGAAGTCGAAGGCTGGCGCGGCGAGATCCGCGAGGGCGAGGTCGTCCGGAGCCACGAGGAAGGGCTTGAGGACGACGAACCGGAAGAAGAGGAAGGAGAGGAAGAGGAGGACGAGGGACCGGAGGAGCCCGAGGACGAAGCCGACGACGACTACGACGAAGAAGAGGAAGAGGCAGACGAAGAGGAGCCGGACGAGGAGGACGAAGAGCAGAGGTGAGCGCCACCCGCACCGTGCCGGGACGCCGGTGAACGCCAGGTCCATGACCGGGGCATCGGCGCGTACGTCTAGATCGCGAACAGAACCGGATCCGCCTCGGCATCCTCGGGCCGGGGCTCCGGCAGGTCGAACAGAGGCTGTTCACCGGGCATCGGCAGATCCACGACGGCGAGGGACCCGGGGCACGACACCAGCGAGCCGTCCGGGTCGCGGCGCGCGCCCGGGGCGTCGTGCCGCCAGACACGGCCCCTCCTCGGCCGGCCGACGACCGGCCCGGCAGCGATCGCACGGTGGCAGACAGCGCAGTTCACGCGGGGAAGCTTCACACCGACCAGTGTGCCGGTGGACGGTGGACCCCCGCCACGGCCCACGTGCACGGCCCATGTGACCGTGCCCCGCGGAGCGGCCCCGGTGCCGGTGTCAGCGGCGGACCAGTGTCGCGTGTGTGACGTTCGGTGAGCCGACCAGCTCGGACACCCGGTAGCCGTCGATACCGTCACCCAGGTTGTCGAGCACCCGTTCCCCGCGCCCGATGAGGAGCGGCGCGATCACCAGGTGGAGCTCGTCGATCAGCCCCGCGCGCAGATACTGCCGGATGATCGCCGCCCCGCCGCCGATCCGGACGTCCTTGCCGTCCGCGGCGTCGAACGCGCGCCGCAGCACCGTCTCCAGCGGCTCGTCGGTGAAGCGGAAGGTGGTTCCGCCGCTCATCTCCAGGGCCGGGCGGGGATGGTGGGTGTGCACGAACACGGTGTGGTGGTAGGGCGGGTTCTCGCCCCACCAGCCCTGCCAGGACTCGTCCTCCCACGGCCCGCGCTGCGGCCCGAACATGTTCCGCCCCATGATCGTCGCACCGATGTTCTCCTTGCCGCGGACGAAGTACTCGACATCGGTTCCGGTCCTTCCCGCGGCGGCGTCCTCCGTCGCGGACACGAACCAGCCGTGCAGGTCGTCGCCCCAGCCGACGCCGTCCCCGAACGGGGCGTCCAGTCGCTGGTTCGGGCCGGCCGCGAAGCCGTCGAGGGAGATCGTCACGTTGTGCACGCGGACCTTGGGCATGGCCTTCACCTCTCGTGGTGGTGTTGCTCTCTCACCTCTACGTCGTACAGAGCCTGCCTGGATCGACATCCCGCGCGCATCTTTTCCGGGACCTGTCGGACGGTGGATCAGCGGGCCGTCGGCGGCGCGTGATGGGGGGCATTCGTCAGAAGCGAGGTGTGGCGTCCCGACGAAGCGCAAGACCGGAATCATCGGCGGGCCTGGCCTCCGCGGGCGTCGTCGCCGGCGCCGGCGTGCTGCACAACCGTCGCCCCGATCGCAGGGAGTGGCTCCACGTCACGGTCTTCAGCGAGCCCGGCTACCTGGGCCGCAACCGGACGCTGACCTGGACCGGAGGTGAGCGCGAGGTCGTCCCGCTCACCCGCGTACAGCTGCCGCGCGTCGGCTCGATCAGGCTGGAGCGGCTCGTGTACCGCTTCCGGCCCGAGGTGCGGCCGCCGAACATGTTCATCCTGTGGCACGCCCTCACCGAACGCGCGGACCGCACGGACCCCGAGGAGGGTGTGGCCTCCTTCATCGCCATGCACCAGCTCGCCGGGATGTTCTCGGCAGGCCGGTGGGAGCCGGTCCGCGAGTCCGCGGCGCGGTCGAGGGTACGGCTCTGGGCCGGGCGCCCGGGCGGTCCGCCGCTCGCGCACGACACGGGGGACCCTGCCGGCGGCCGGCCGTGGCACGACGTCCAGGCCAACACGCCCGACCTCGGCTCCTGGCGCACCCGCACCCGCTACCTCGAACTCGGCTACCACGACGGGAGCGGCCCCCGCGGCTGACCGGCCGGGGCGGCGCGTGCGACTCAGGAATGCGCCGCGGCCCGGTCGGACTCGCTGCGCAGTACGCAGAACTCATTGCCCTCGGGATCGGCGAGGATCGCCCAGCCCGAACCATCGGGATTCCGGTGATGGGCCACAAAGCCGGCACCGAGCCCCAGCAGCCGCTCCACCTCCTCGTCGCGCGAGGTCCCGGGGCGCAGACACAGATGGATCCGATTCTTGACCGTCTTGCTCTCGGGCACCTGGTTGAAGTGCAGTACCGGGCCCTCCGCCAGCAGCACCTGGGTCTCGCGGGCGCCCGGCCGGTCCTCCGGGTCCAGCGGACGGCCGGTGACACCGCTCCGGAAGCGGGCAAGCTCATAGGGATCCGCACAGTCGATCGCCACGTTCTGCAATACCGAGACCATGCGCACGAGCCTTCCTGATCTCCACGGCGAACGCCACCGGGTCGCGCTCCGTCTTTCGCTCCACGCGCGGATGGGATCAGGGAGACGAGTCGGACACCACGCGCATGCCCAGCCCGCGCACCCGGTAGATGCAGGTGTCGTCGCCCCACAGCGACGCGTCCGCCAGCGCGTACGGGCCCCGCTCGTCCGTGCCGCGCTCCACGATGTCCATGTCCACCCGGATCAGCCGGTTGGCCGGGGTGATCTGGCCGCGGTACGTCCAGGTCGTCTCGCGGCCGGGGAGCACCGGCTCGAACCGGGGGTGCAAAACGCCGTCCGCCGCGCCGCGCTCGAGCAGGTGGTACTGGAGCAGCTGGCACATGGCCTCGACGCCCAACGAGCCCGGCTGCACCGGATCCTGGAAGAAGTGGGCCCGGAAGAACCACTCGTCCGCGACCACGTCCTTCTCCGACCGCAGCCGCCCCAGCCCTCTGCTGCCCCCGTCCGGCCAGCAGCCGGTGATCCGGTCGAGCATCAGCAGCATGGGGCCCGGCAGCCGCGGCTCGCCGACGAGGTGGCGGGCGGGCCGGGCCGTCAGATCGACCACCCGGTCGCAGGGCTCGTCCAGACGCCCCCGCTCCCGGGCCGACACGGCGAGGCCCTGCTGGTCGTCGAAGGCCGACGGCGGGAAGTAGCCGAAGACCGTGGAGAGTTCGAACAGCGGCACGCCGTCGGCCGTGCACCTCACCCGGAACGACTCGATGATCATGTCCCCGCTCCGGGAGACACGCGTCAGCTCGGCATGGGTGCGGACCGTACCCGTCGCCGGAGTGACCTCACCGGTGACCGTTCCCGCCCCGTCGAGATTGCGGAACAGCAGATCCGCGTCGGTGGTCAACGCGCTGCCCACGTACGAGGCCAGCCACCCGCACGGTTGCAGCGCGATCTCCATCAGGACCGCGAACGGCATCGTACGGCCGCCGCTCTGCTCGAAGTACCAGGCCCGCGCGGGCACGTCGTACTCCGCGACGACACCGCTGCCCTCCCGCACACCGCCCTGCGGACCGTCCACCGAGACGATCCGGCTCATGAAGTGGTACGGGGGACCGGGCAGCCGCGCGACCTTGCGGGTGCCGTCGAAGGGCTCGTACGCCGTACCGAACGCCTCACTCGGTCTGCCCCAGGCGCACGCCAGCAACGAGGTGTAGTCGAAGGGGAATCCGTCGGCCGCCGTCGCCACCGGCTTCCTCTCCACGTGCCCGGCCAGCCCGCCGAGCAGGGGGAGCGGCACCGGTGCACCGCTGTCCTGCACGACGGGCGGGCCGGAGCCCCGCCAGTGCGACAGCGGCCAGTCGGGTACGAGCCGCAGCGCCACGTCCCGGCCCAGGAACGCCCTCGCGCCGTCCACCGAGCCCAGGATGTCGGCGTACAGCGTCGGCACCGGCCCGGCCGAGAAACCGCGTACGAACACCTCGTAGACGACCCGCCGGCTGAGCGGAGTCGCCTGGCCCCGGCACATCGCCCGGCACGGATGATCGTCGACGGGCTCGAAACGCCAGCCGTCCCGGTCCACGGTGCAGCCCATGGCCGCCAGGTAGAACGCCATCGCCTGGAGACCGCCCTGGAGCATCAGGGTGCCCGGCATACAGGGGTCGTTCTTGAAGTGCCCCGCGAAGAACCAGTCGTCCGGCGACAGCGGCGTCTCGGCCCGCAGATAGCCGCGGCCCCACGGCCCTCCGGCCGGGTCGAACGCGGTCACCTCGTGGAGCAGCCGCAGTCTCCCGTCGTCGAGCCGGGGCGGGCGGACGTGGGCCGCCGTCGCCTCCCAGCCGGGGCCGAAGCAGTCCGCCGGCCGCCCCTGTGTCAGGGCCCGCACCCGGTCCGCGTCGAAACGGGTCGCATCGCAGCGCACCGCGGGCGGGTCGAGCGGCAGTTCGTCACCGGGCGTCCGCTCGGCGGGATCCCACCGCACACCGCCGCTGTCGGCGAGCTCCTCGGGGGTGAAGAACCCGGCCTGGCCCTCGCGGACGCTGAGCCGCAGTTCGCCGTCCACATAACAGTCGTAGTGGAAGAAGGCCAGCCGGACGCCCTCGTGCTCCGCGTGGCCGTCGATGTGGATCTCGTAGCGCAGGGTGTCGCCCGCTCCGGGCGGGCCGCCGTGGTACGTCACCTCGCAGCCCAGCAGCCGGTAGGCGCGCTCCCCACGGTTGAGCAGGTCCACGCCCAGCCAGCTCAGCAGGAGCAGATCCGCCTGGCCCGCCTCGATCAGCATCCCGGCCGGCACACGTCCGGTGGAGTCCAGGTACCAGCTGTCGGACCGGACATCGGTCTCCGTCCAGATCATCCCGTCGGTGCGCACCGGGCCGGGCGTGGCGAGCGCCGCCGGCACGGCGTCGATACCGGTGACCCGGTCCGCGAACAGCATCGGCGGCCCCGGCATCCGCGTCTGCACGGCGTACCCGTCCTGCTCGGCGAACCGCGGGCCGAACAGCGTGGAGATCTCCCGCGAGGCGAGCTGCTCCAACTGGGCGCGGTCGAACTTCGGCCCCGGCCTCAGCGGTGGCGCGGGTGCCGCTTCCGGCGCGGGAGCGGGCAGGAGCGCCGGGCGGGGGTCGGTCCGTACGGGGGTCGGCGGCGGCCCGGCCGTCGTGCGCGCGGAAGGCGCGCCCGGTGACCGTACGGGAACGGGCCCGGTGCCCCGCAGCGCGGTGACGGCGAGAGCGGACGTCCGCACGAACCGCTGATGGGCCTCGATGTGCCCGGCCGTGATCTCCCGGTGCAGCGCGGCGACCCGCCGGCTCTGCCGCAGGACCGCGGCGAGGGCGCCCGCCGCCGCGGGGTCGCGCCCCTCCGAGCCTGTCGGCCGGACATCCGGCAGTGGGCCGGGCTGCCCGGCACCGGGGGAGGGCACGGCGACGCCGTCCGGTGCGCCGGACGGGCCGGTTGCCCGGTCCGGTACCGGCGCCAGCTCGGGGGCCCGGGGCAGGGTCACCGTCGCCGGCTCCAGCGGCGGCAGAGCCGGAGGCACGAGCACGGGCACGGTGACGGTGGGTCCGGGACGCGGCACCTCCGTGGCGGCTTCCGTGAGCCGGGCGAAGAACTCGTCGGCGTGTACGGGTACGCCCGCGACGACGAGTTCGGCCACCGCCAGACAGGTCCCGCGCAGCCGGGTGTCCCCCGGGGCGTCGAGTGCGACGGCCACATGCTCCCGGTCGCCGAGCACCCGCTTGATCCAGCCGGTGCACAGCTTGCGCGGCCCGTGCTCCACGAAGACCCGGACACCGTCGGCCCACGCCCGCTCGACCGTGGCCGCGAAGTCGATCGTGTTCAGCCCCTGCGCGGTGAGCGCCTCGGCGGCCCGCTCGGCCGTCGGCCGGTACGACCGCCCGGTGGCCCCGCTGTAGAAGCGCACACCGGGCACGTCGACGGTCGGACGACGGTGGACCGCACGCCACACGTCTCGGATCTCCGCCAACTCCGGTGCGTGGGCGGCCATGTCGTAGTCCAGCTCGATCGCGCTGTCGGCGCCGATCCTCGCCACGACGGCCGCGCACGCGCGGGACTCGCCGCCGATGACACAGATGCCGGGCGCGTTCACCGCCATCAGATGGACCGCCGCCTCCGTGGCGAGCTGGGCACGGACCGTTTCCAGCGGCGCACCGACCAGATAACTCGACCAGTGGCGGCCAGTGATGCCCAGCCGCTCCCAGTGGCGCCGCACCGCCCGGAGTTCACCGGTGAGTTCGGTCGTGAACAGACCGCTGTCCCGGGTGGCGTCGTACAACCCCGCCGCGTCCGGCCAGGCACCCAGCGCCACCAGGGCGGCAGACTCTCCCGACGAGTACCCGAGAGCGGCCTCCGGCCGGAGCCCGAGCACCTCACGGGTGAACACGGTGTGGTGGACGGCGAGTTCGGCGGCGCCCCAGATCTGGTCGAGCACTCCGCGCTCGGACCCGGACCGCAGCCGCGCGCCGATCGCCCCGTGTCCGGCACGGACGGCCTCGCCGAGCGAGGGCAGCGCGAGCATCAGCTCATGGCCCATACCGGGGTAGGCCGCCGAACCGTTGGTGTAGACGAAAGCGGTCCGCCCCGTGACCGGCCTGTCCCGGTACAGCACATCGGCCGGACGCGCCCCGCCCTCGGCCAGCCAGCGGCGGGCCGCCTCCTTCCGGGCCGAAAGCGCGCCGTCGTCGGCCACGAGCGCCAGCCGGGCCGGTCCGGCGCTCGATTCCGCGCTGGACTCCGCCCCGGACTCCAGCGCGGCCAGCACCTCCCGGCGATCGGCCCCGGAGAAGACGCGCAGGCGCGGAGCCGGGCCCCGCAGCCACGGCCGGACGTCCGCCGCGCGCAGCCGGACGCTCGCGGCGGGCCCCTCCAGCGGTGTCACCGCGACCTTCGCGGTGTGCGCGCCCGCGGCGGTATCGGCGGGAAGCCCCGCTCGCGGCACCGCACGGTGCTGGAGCGAGAGCGCCGCGACCGCGACGGAGACCAGCCCGTACGCCGCGTGGGCGCGCCCGAAGGACGACGCGGGGTCGAACACCGCGTCGGGTACGTCCCCGATGACCATGTCGGCTACGTCGGCGCAGTCCTCGTCGAGCAGGGCGACGACGGTGTCACCGTCCCTGCGCGCGGTCTCCAACGACTTGAGGACCAGGACGACGGCGGCGTCCCCCGGTTCGTCCTCCCGGCCCAGCTCCCGCCAGGCGCTGCGGTGCACCGCCTCGCAGGACAGGTCGGTGGCACCCACGAGCGCGGCGTCGGCCTCCCCCGACCGGAGGGCCCGCGCCGCGAGTTCCAGCGCCACGAGCCCGGACGCCTCCTCCGCCGAGACCGCGAAACCCGGTCCCGCCAGGTCGAGTTGGGTACTGATCCGATTCGCCACCAGATTCGGCAGGGTCCCCACCACCCCCTCGGCGGTCACGGGTGGCAGGAACGCGTCCCGGGCGAGGTCCACCGACTCGGGCGTGGCCGCGAGCCCGGCCCGCTCCAGCCAGTGGGGAACGCGCCAGCGCCCGCCCGCCCGCGCCACCTCGGGGTCCACCCCCATACCGACGACCACCATGGTCCGCTCCCGGGGGAGGGACACCGACCGGGCGGCCTCCCGCGCCGCCTCCAGCACCAGGAGCTGATGGCGCACCGTCCGCTCCAGGCCCACCGGCGGGAAACACAGGTCCCTCAGCTCCACGGCGATCCCGGCGGCGGGCCCACGCCGCTCACCGCCCAGCACCGCCCGCCGGAAGTCCTCCAAACAGGTCCCGTCGCCGACCCGCGCGCCGAGGGCGACGATCGCCACCGGCGTACGGCCGCCCGGCGATTCCCGTACCCCGGTCGGGGCGGTCATGGCGGCGGCCGGGCGGCTCGGCCACCGTACGGCGGACACCGGGTCACCGTCCGGAAGGTCCACCACCAGATGCGCGTTGGTCCCGCCGAACCCGAACGCGCTCACCGCCGCCCTGCGCGGCCCGGACCACGGCTCCGGCGCGGTCACCACCCGCAACGGCGTACCCGCCAGCGCCTCCAGCGGCCGGTCCACACCGAGCGTCGCCGGCCGCACCCCCGCACGCAGCGCGCCGAGCACCTTCAGCAGACCGGCCGCACCGGCCGAGGCCAGCAGATGCCCCACGTTCGACTTCACCGAACCGATGGGCACGTCGCCACCGGTCCCGAAGACGCGGGCCATACCGCGCGCCTCCACCGCGTCCCCGACCGGCGTTCCCGTCGCATGGCACTCCACGAGCGACACGCTCTCGGGGGCGACGCCCGCCGCGTCGTACGCCAGGCGCATCGCCCGGATCTGACCCTCCTCCGCCGGGCTGATCAGCCCGGAACCGCGCCCGTCGTTGGACAGCCCGACACCACGGATCACACCGAGCACGGGGAGCCGGGCGGCCCGCGCCTCGGCCAGCCGCATCAGGGCGACGAACCCGGCGCCCTCGCCGTGCACCAGCCCGTCAGCGTCCCGGTGGAAGGGCCGGCTGCGCCCCGTACGGCTCGTCGCGGAGAGCCCGCAGAAGCCCACTTGCAGGAAGAGGGGGTCCGCCCGGCTGACCGCACCGGCCACCATCAGGTCCGCCGTACCGTCGTGCAGCCGGTCGCACGCCAGTTTGACGGCGTACAGCGACGACGCGCAGGCGGCGTCGAGCGACCACGCGCCCGCGCCCAGCCCGAGGGCCCGGGCCGCGAGCCCTGCGGGCAGCCCGGACGAGAAGCGGTTGAGGGCGTCGGGCCGCCGCCGGCGCTCTCCTGTCAGCAACGCGTCACGAAGCGGGGGCCGTTGGGCGGACAGCCAGACGTG
Proteins encoded in this window:
- a CDS encoding gas vesicle protein — protein: MTELDSWTTESRSHPPATANLAEILERVLDKGIVIAGDIKIDLLDIELLTIRLRLFISSVETAKKAGIDWWETDPALSSRAAHDALYEENKQLRERIEALEGEDSQEADSVPRAGVRRELRRR
- a CDS encoding gas vesicle protein GvpG codes for the protein MGLLSGVLLLPLAPVHGVVWISDRLIDAAEAELYDPAAIRLQLAELNRALDDGEIDLARFEREEERLLDILDRKSPVPVPGVSP
- a CDS encoding GvpL/GvpF family gas vesicle protein; this translates as MTASGIYVYGIVGGSHALPPSAAGIGEPPAPVRLLPVEDLAVVVSATYPGLRARRRDLMAHQNLLLELAAAGPVLPMRFGMVAPDEATVLAGVAARRGEHAAVLERLDSRVEMNVKIMPVQDDLAALIRADPVVQRVREETRRRPGYEANVRLGQAVAEGLRRRAADAAALLPPQFAGIADDMCPGPDVEGCVLNASFLVPRREEGRFRRVAERFAADHPDRVELRVTGPLPCYSFVAPEPVPARV
- the gvpJ gene encoding gas vesicle protein GvpJ — translated: MSTYSEEVVRVPRAGTLYDVLELILDRGMVIDIFVRVSLVGIEILKIDARIVVASVDTYLRFAEACNRLDLENDSASRTVPELFGGGMTKSVGKAGAKKAAKSVGEKVKRAVGPGGDDDDEDEDELEEAERPRRSKTSRSRSTASERSRRRKEER
- a CDS encoding gas vesicle protein, producing MSEQRAGRARTSRSTRSAAGEEHLRGAEQAAERACRSLSKLIRHRPEGVSAVSRTDDGWQVDIDVLELPRIPDTTSLLATYEVDIDEDGSLLRYRRVRRYRRGQADT
- a CDS encoding Asp23/Gls24 family envelope stress response protein; the protein is MASTDTSSRPATHASSTSAKGGGPGGTTTIADSVVATIAGIAVRESDGIYALGGSASRALGSVRDRMSKAPDPSRGVKVEVGETQTAVDVDVIVEYGEPIAEDAKDIRTRVTDAVETMTGLEVVEININVLDVHLPGSDDEDEDGGRRSDRVQ
- a CDS encoding SRPBCC family protein, with the translated sequence MAKQTGKPTDTSASGLDQVKEQLSAYVGARGQKLLDSAGGKLTDVAQGLGGGSDGGGSNGLLDVGKRVLGGENPVKALVGEKAGSMKDKAVDSVKSAFGGGDAKAGSAKVTNIIEAIDVGKPLRTVYDRWTEIEEFNSFAKGVTDVKQSDEIESDWKLKVAFSNRSWKATVQEQVADDRIVWTSEGAKGTTHGAITFHELAPSLTRIVAVVEYTPSGFFEKTGNIWRAQGRRLRLDLKHFQRYATLTDDEEVEGWRGEIREGEVVRSHEEGLEDDEPEEEEGEEEEDEGPEEPEDEADDDYDEEEEEADEEEPDEEDEEQR
- a CDS encoding dihydrofolate reductase family protein; translation: MPKVRVHNVTISLDGFAAGPNQRLDAPFGDGVGWGDDLHGWFVSATEDAAAGRTGTDVEYFVRGKENIGATIMGRNMFGPQRGPWEDESWQGWWGENPPYHHTVFVHTHHPRPALEMSGGTTFRFTDEPLETVLRRAFDAADGKDVRIGGGAAIIRQYLRAGLIDELHLVIAPLLIGRGERVLDNLGDGIDGYRVSELVGSPNVTHATLVRR
- a CDS encoding VOC family protein — translated: MVSVLQNVAIDCADPYELARFRSGVTGRPLDPEDRPGARETQVLLAEGPVLHFNQVPESKTVKNRIHLCLRPGTSRDEEVERLLGLGAGFVAHHRNPDGSGWAILADPEGNEFCVLRSESDRAAAHS